The Lycium ferocissimum isolate CSIRO_LF1 chromosome 10, AGI_CSIRO_Lferr_CH_V1, whole genome shotgun sequence genome window below encodes:
- the LOC132034572 gene encoding uncharacterized protein LOC132034572, with the protein MAGKPPQAVPGFSDITPMEHAYTQASLSTSEDLVHPYGFAYGLGAYTNLPNITETSTSRPLRVQIRTDIQGITIVPPVYTFSQPNPTVMTTTFNSLIDIERPVKNAEHEDMARKMKSLEQAMKNLQGLGGYKSVSFRDLCMFPDVHLSLGFKSPKFEKCDGHGDPVAHLKKYCNQLRGAGGKQELLMANFGECFTGLALEWFIDQDITKWHIWDDMAQEFVQQFQYNKDLVPDAGFSDITCMRNFWSDFKTWSSQGTNALKIVKKNI; encoded by the exons ATGGCAGGCAAACCGCCCCAAGCAGTCCCTGGTTTTTCTGACATCACGCCTATGGAACATGCATATACTCAGGCCTCACTCTCCACGTCAGAAGATCTAGTGCACCCTTATGGGTTTGCTTATGGTCTTGGTGCCTATACTAATTTGCCTAACATCACTGAAACCTCCACAAGTCGTCCTCTGAGGGTGCAAATCAGGACTGATATTCAGGGCATCACAATAGTGCCACCCGTTTATACGTTCTCGCAGCCTAATCCTACAGTTATGACAACTACT TTTAATTCTCTTATTGACATTGAGAGACCTGTGAAAAATGCTGAACATGAGGACATggctagaaaaatgaaaagcctGGAACAAGCTATGAAGAACTTACAAGGATTGGGAGGTTATAAAAGTGTCTCGTTCAGAGATTTGTGCATGTTTCCCGACGTTCATCTATCCCTCGGATTCAAGTCTCCGAAATTTGAGAAGTGCGATGGTCATGGTGATCCCGTAGCACATTTGAAGAAGTATTGTAATCAACTAAGAGGAGCAGGGGGTAAGCAAGAATTGCTTATGGCTAATTTTGGTGAGTGTTTTACAGGGTTAGCCTTAGAATGGTTCATTGACCAAGACATCACTAAGTGGCATATTTGGGACGACATGGCTCAAGAGTTTGTGCAGCAATTTCAATACAATAAAGACTTAGTCCCTGAC GCTGGCTTTAGTGACATAACATGCATGCGGAATTTTTGGTCAGATTTTAAAACCTGGTCTAGTCAGGGAACAAATGCACTGAAAATTGTGAAGAAGAACATTTGA